TCGATCTGGTCGGCTCGATGATGGGACAGAAGGTCTTCGACCGCCGCACCCGCAGCTTCTAGGCAAGCGGCTTGCAATCGCACCGCTGCCAGCCCATCTGTTCAGTGACCGAAACGGAGTAAACGATGTCCCGGAAAGCCACTCAGCGGCTGTCATTCTATCTTCTGATCCTGCTGACGCTTTATGCGTCTCTGGCGGGCGCGAGTTAAGAGGACCGTATGGCGAAACGTTTCGGCGGCCGTTTTTCTCCGGGTGCACCCGATATGCCCCAACCCAGGGGTGAGCCGGTCCATCCGCTGCAATCTCGGGTCAAATGGATCACGATTTCCGCGTCTCCGTTTCTTCTCAGCGCGTTCTGGCAGGACCCGTTCGGGCTTGTAACCAACCTGGCGGGATTCGGCATTGTCGCAGCCGGGTCGATGCTGACGCGCGAGGGGCTTCAGGCCGAGGCTGCCTATGACGCCCGCCGCGTCGCCCGCAAACCGGCATGGCCCCGCAAGCTGTTCGGCGGCATCGCGACCGGGCTTGGGCTGGCCATCGGTGCTGCCGAAGTCAATGCGCTTGGCGGGGCAGCTCTGGTCGGATTTGCAGGCGCGGTGCTGCATTACATGTCCTTCGGCCCCGACCCAAGGCGCGACAAGGGGATGGAGGGAATTGATCCGTTCCAGCAGGATCGCGTGGCCCGCTTTATTGCCGAAGGTGAGGAGTATCTTGCCGGAATGCAGGACGCGATCCGCCGCACTGGCGACAGGCGGCTGGAGGCCCGGGTTCAGGTCTTCGCAGAAACCGCGCGTGAGTTGTTCCGCCGGGTCGAGGAAGATCCCGGCGATCTTGCCGCCGCCCGGCGCTATCTTGGCGTCTATCTGATGGGTGCCCGCGATGCGACGGTCAAATTCGCGGATCTCTATGCGCATACGCGCGATCAGTCGGCGCGTGAGGATTATGAAAGGCTTCTGACCGATCTTGAGGGCAATTTCGCCGCACGGACCCGTTCGCTCATCGAAGGCGGCCGCACCGATTTCGATATCGAAATGCAGGTCCTGCGCGACAGGCTGGCGCGTGAGGGTGTGCGGACTCCGGCACCGAAAGATCCTGCAGCGCTTGAAGACCGCCGTGGACATGATCTGACCGGGCTGATCCGCGAGACGGTCAAGGCGGGACGCAAACAGGACTGATGCCCCGCTACGCATTTCAGGTCGAATATGACGGCGCTCCTTTCGCCGGCTGGCAGGCTCAGGCCGATCAGCCGAGCGTGCAGGGCCGGATTGAGCAGGCTCTGGCGCGGCTGGATCAGGGATTTGCCGAAGGAGCCCGGATTTTCGCCGCAGGCCGGACAGATGCCGGGGTTCATGCGACCGGACAGGTCTTTCACGCAGACCTTCAGAAATCTTGGGACGGATTCCGGTTATGCGAGGCGCTCAACTGGCATCTGAAACCCGATCCCATCGCAGTGATCCGTTCAGCGGAGATATCCGAGGACTTCCACGCCCGCTTCTCGGCGCTTGAAAGGCAGTATTGTTTTCGTCTGGTCGCTCGCCGCGCACCGATCGTGTCGGATCGCGGTCAGGTCTGGCAGGTTCTGAGGCCGCTGGACATTGACGCCATGCGCGAGGCGGCAGGCCATCTGATCGGGCAGCACGATTTCACCACATTCCGCAGCACGATGTGCCAGGCAAAATCTCCGGTGAAGACACTGGACGAGATCACCATAGAGGCCCATCCCTACCCTGCCGGGCAGGAAATCCGTTTCCATCTTCGCGCCCGCAGCTTCCTGCATAATCAGGTACGCAGCATCGTCGGAACCCTGGAAAGGGTCGGTGCAGGTGCATGGCCGCCGATCCGGGTGCGTCATGCACTGGAAGACCGGGATCGCGCGGCATGCGGGCCGGTCTGCCCGCCTCAGGGTCTGTCCCTGACCGGCGTGCGTTACGATCCAGATCCTTTCGCCTGATATTCTCTGGCACAGCAGCGAAGCAGGCATCGTGCCGCTTCTGCCTTGTATGTGCCGACCGCCATGATAGATTTGCGCCCTCTGGAAACCGTTTGCTTCGCGTTTCCAACCGGTTGCGGGCGTGGCGGAATGGTAGACGCATGAGACTTAAAATCTCTGGGCCGCAAGGCCGTGCGGGTTCGAGTCCCGCGGCCCGCACCAGCTTTCCCTTGTCAGGCCTACCTGCATGAACGACCTTCCTCCCCTGACCGATCTGGCCGGTGTGCCGGTTCTGTTCGTCATGGCGGCACAGCCGGAATACGGCCCCGAATTACAGGCGCGTTTTACGCCGCTGATGACCGGGATCGGTCCCATCGAGGCGGCTTTGTCTCTGGGTGCGGCGCTGACCCGACTGCAAATTGCGGGAAACCTGCCACGGCTGGTCGTTTCACTTGGCTCTGCCGGATCGGCGCGGCTTGAACAAACGGCGATCTATCAGGCAAGTTCGGTCAGCTGGCGCGATATGGATGCCTCGGCTCTGGGGTTTCCGAAAGGCGTGACGCCTCTGCTGGACCTGCCGGAAACCCTGCCGCTTGACCTGAGAATTCCCGGTATCCCGGAAGCGAGCCTGTCGACGGGCGCGAATATCGTCTCTGGCGCGGGATATGACGCCATCCCCGAAGACATGGTGGATATGGAAAGCTTCGCCGTCCTGCGGGCCTGTCAGCAATTCGGGCTTCCCCTGATCGCGCTGCGTGGCATCTCGGACGGGGCCGAGGATCTGACGCAGGTCAGCGACTGGACCCGCTATCTTCACATCATTGATCAGCGCCTCGGCATCGCGGTCGACCGGCTCTGCGACGCTTTGTCATCCGGAGAGATCAGGGTTTGAAGCTTGCCGCGCACCTTGCCGGTGCCTTAAGGAGAACGAACCA
This sequence is a window from Paracoccus aerodenitrificans. Protein-coding genes within it:
- a CDS encoding 5-bromo-4-chloroindolyl phosphate hydrolysis family protein, whose translation is MAKRFGGRFSPGAPDMPQPRGEPVHPLQSRVKWITISASPFLLSAFWQDPFGLVTNLAGFGIVAAGSMLTREGLQAEAAYDARRVARKPAWPRKLFGGIATGLGLAIGAAEVNALGGAALVGFAGAVLHYMSFGPDPRRDKGMEGIDPFQQDRVARFIAEGEEYLAGMQDAIRRTGDRRLEARVQVFAETARELFRRVEEDPGDLAAARRYLGVYLMGARDATVKFADLYAHTRDQSAREDYERLLTDLEGNFAARTRSLIEGGRTDFDIEMQVLRDRLAREGVRTPAPKDPAALEDRRGHDLTGLIRETVKAGRKQD
- the truA gene encoding tRNA pseudouridine(38-40) synthase TruA translates to MPRYAFQVEYDGAPFAGWQAQADQPSVQGRIEQALARLDQGFAEGARIFAAGRTDAGVHATGQVFHADLQKSWDGFRLCEALNWHLKPDPIAVIRSAEISEDFHARFSALERQYCFRLVARRAPIVSDRGQVWQVLRPLDIDAMREAAGHLIGQHDFTTFRSTMCQAKSPVKTLDEITIEAHPYPAGQEIRFHLRARSFLHNQVRSIVGTLERVGAGAWPPIRVRHALEDRDRAACGPVCPPQGLSLTGVRYDPDPFA
- a CDS encoding 5'-methylthioadenosine/S-adenosylhomocysteine nucleosidase (Enables the cleavage of the glycosidic bond in both 5'-methylthioadenosine and S-adenosylhomocysteine) — translated: MNDLPPLTDLAGVPVLFVMAAQPEYGPELQARFTPLMTGIGPIEAALSLGAALTRLQIAGNLPRLVVSLGSAGSARLEQTAIYQASSVSWRDMDASALGFPKGVTPLLDLPETLPLDLRIPGIPEASLSTGANIVSGAGYDAIPEDMVDMESFAVLRACQQFGLPLIALRGISDGAEDLTQVSDWTRYLHIIDQRLGIAVDRLCDALSSGEIRV